From the genome of Miscanthus floridulus cultivar M001 unplaced genomic scaffold, ASM1932011v1 fs_223_1_2, whole genome shotgun sequence, one region includes:
- the LOC136530871 gene encoding dehydration-responsive element-binding protein 2C-like — protein MDHRLPPIAMEVAAMQQQRRQQQQQFVHHLQVHQQQGTHHQPLPPPPPQQHKNSSGGGSSRAAGSRRRCPLRQSRKGCMKGKGGPDNQQCPYRGVRQRTWGKWVAEIREPNRGARLWLGTFDSALEAAHTYDNVARQLYGDCAHLNLQLPPPAVAAGREGAPAVAVSSPSPDSVAAGPAATASGGHNRHHQYLQQQQQAAMAAAPMMMMRYSSSYSVDASPSNYGSFSNSYSSSSPVTTAAAAASPTYNYNNHQTFQMTPPPSSCGGVMMAPAVPQAQGCHVDNTTTTMEMQRHQQMIRELAAVPLHQEPDDFEDFMMRLPEAEDFGLQGFQEVPPEVFDEAASSIWDHTAAAWSTPTMMINSAAGAAQHQQ, from the coding sequence ATGGATCATCGGTTGCCGCCGATCGCTATGGAGGTGGCGGCGATGCAGCAACAGCGACGGCAACAACAGCAGCAGTTCGTCCACCACCTTCAGGTCCACCAGCAGCAAGGTACGCACCACCAGCCgctaccgccaccgccaccgcagcAGCACAAGAACagcagcggcggtggcagcaGCAGGGCCGCCGGTAGCCGCAGGCGCTGCCCGCTGCGCCAGTCGCGCAAGGGGTGCATGAAGGGCAAGGGCGGGCCGGACAACCAGCAGTGCCCGTACCGCGGCGTCCGCCAGCGGACCTGGGGCAAGTGGGTGGCCGAGATCCGCGAGCCCAACCGCGGCGCACGCCTCTGGCTTGGCACCTTTGACAGCGCGCTCGAGGCCGCGCACACCTACGACAACGTGGCCAGGCAGCTCTACGGCGACTGCGCGCACCTCAACCTGCAGCTGCCTCCTCCGGCGGTTGCGGCAGGCAGAGAAGGAGCACCGGCGGTCGCGGTGTCGTCTCCGTCCCCTGACAGTGTGGCTGCTGgccctgctgctactgctagtggtggGCACAACCGCCATCACCAgtacctccagcagcagcagcaggccgccatggcggcggcgcctATGATGATGATGCGGTACTCCTCCAGCTACTCCGTCGACGCGTCGCCGTCCAACTACGGCTCCTTTTCCAACTCTTACTccagctcatcgccggtgaccacGGCGGCCGCGGCAGCCTCGCCCACCTACAACTACAACAACCACCAGACGTTCCAGatgacgccgccgccgtcgtcatgcGGCGGCGTGATGATGGCGCCTGCCGTGCCGCAGGCGCAGGGCTGCCACGTTGACAACACCACCACCACGATGGAGATGCAGCGTCACCAGCAGATGATCCGCGAGCTAGCGGCGGTGCCTCTGCACCAGGAGCCAGACGACTTCGAGGACTTCATGATGCGGCTGCCCGAGGCGGAGGACTTCGGCCTGCAGGGCTTCCAGGAGGTGCCCCCCGAGGTGTTCGACGAAGCCGCCAGCAGCATCTGGGACCACACGGCGGCCGCCTGGTCGACCCCCACCATGATGATCAACtctgccgccggcgccgcccaGCACCAGCAGTAG